Proteins co-encoded in one Schaalia radingae genomic window:
- a CDS encoding glycerate kinase: MRVLIVGHWFAPRALPALEAVARGIQRVRDAACEPIVFGPGPFVTSDRLIVRVPDSATSTRDAGRELRRLLDQGDTPVLEGGHTSCTDGGSEFLSAITSLPVDTYEQMEQALHRAQSDRRLREVVALASTRRSLLGFTSVLSTHADGTARHDQNLGLSSRLTRLFATHRDTTDVSRLEGSGAAGGAAGMLALCGGSIVPTGEALARTLNLDQRMEQADLVVILEPCAHDPLLHDTLIDTLTDHAGRHALPVVLVCESTTLSALEKAQWGIHGIIDTHPGALMPTCIAENEQDDYEVLEAAGMRLARTWIPGVENATI; this comes from the coding sequence GTGCGCGTCCTTATCGTCGGACACTGGTTCGCCCCGCGCGCCCTCCCAGCACTGGAAGCGGTCGCGCGGGGTATTCAGCGTGTGCGCGACGCGGCATGTGAGCCGATCGTGTTCGGACCCGGCCCGTTCGTCACATCCGATCGCCTCATCGTTCGTGTCCCCGACTCCGCGACGAGTACACGCGACGCAGGCCGGGAACTTCGCCGCCTCCTCGACCAGGGCGATACTCCCGTGCTCGAAGGTGGTCATACCTCCTGCACAGACGGGGGAAGCGAATTTCTCAGTGCCATCACCTCGCTGCCTGTCGACACGTACGAGCAGATGGAACAGGCACTGCACCGCGCGCAATCGGACCGCAGGCTACGCGAGGTGGTCGCGCTCGCCTCGACCAGGCGCAGCTTGCTCGGCTTTACCTCGGTACTGTCGACACACGCAGACGGGACGGCTCGTCATGACCAGAACCTGGGTTTATCGAGCCGCCTGACGCGCCTGTTTGCCACACATCGGGATACAACGGACGTGTCACGTCTGGAAGGCAGTGGCGCGGCAGGAGGAGCGGCCGGTATGCTCGCCCTGTGCGGTGGGAGCATCGTGCCCACAGGCGAGGCCCTGGCCAGAACCCTCAATCTTGACCAGCGCATGGAGCAGGCGGATCTGGTCGTCATCCTTGAGCCCTGCGCGCACGACCCACTGCTGCATGATACCCTCATCGACACGCTGACCGACCATGCTGGTCGCCATGCGTTGCCAGTCGTCCTCGTGTGCGAATCGACGACACTGTCGGCACTAGAAAAAGCGCAGTGGGGGATCCACGGGATAATTGACACGCATCCTGGAGCACTCATGCCGACCTGTATCGCTGAGAACGAACAGGATGACTACGAGGTGCTTGAAGCTGCTGGAATGCGCCTGGCTCGCACGTGGATACCCGGCGTGGAAAACGCCACGATATGA
- the erpA gene encoding iron-sulfur cluster insertion protein ErpA produces the protein MSDVETQTPAHEVTLTDAAAAKVKSLLDQEGRDDLRLRIAVQPGGCSGLIYQLYFDDRLLDGDAIRDFEGVEVVVDRMSVPYLAGASIDFSDTIERQGFTIDNPNARNTCACGESFH, from the coding sequence ATGTCTGACGTTGAGACACAAACCCCGGCCCACGAAGTGACCTTGACTGACGCGGCTGCCGCGAAAGTTAAGAGCCTGCTGGACCAGGAAGGCCGCGACGACCTGCGTCTGCGCATCGCCGTTCAGCCAGGGGGCTGCTCGGGTCTGATCTACCAGCTTTACTTTGACGATCGCCTGCTTGACGGCGATGCCATCCGTGACTTCGAAGGAGTCGAAGTTGTCGTCGATCGTATGAGCGTTCCCTACCTTGCCGGAGCCTCCATCGACTTTTCAGACACGATCGAACGCCAGGGATTCACGATCGACAACCCCAATGCGCGTAACACCTGCGCATGCGGAGAATCCTTCCACTAA